Below is a genomic region from Triticum dicoccoides isolate Atlit2015 ecotype Zavitan chromosome 5A, WEW_v2.0, whole genome shotgun sequence.
AGCGCTGCACCAGCAGCTTGCAGTTTGTAGCTCCTGAATATATGCAAAGTTTTTGCCTCATTATTCTCCATTTTGCATGTCTtgtccaatacaatggaaaatagtTGAACACTAGAGAATGGAAGTTGCATATTAGCACACCAAGCGTGTTGCATCTTACAGAGTCCCCTTACCTACAACTACATAGAATTGGACCATACTACAACCTCAGGCTTCAGAAAACCAatgtctactccctccgtcccataatgtaagacgtttttacaagctaacatagcttgcaaaaacgtcttacattatgggacagagggagtagctcatAGCAGCTAACACCTGACAAGCAACACTACCATTAAGAGAAGCAATATGTGATTCTATTATATGCTAAATAAACCAAAGAATTAAATTTATTgaagtaataatttcaagaaaattaACAGCAACTCAAAACTCTTCCACTGTTCTATGATCTATAATATATGCAGTTCTCTCAGATAATGCATATTACAGAAGCAATTTTCTGCAATTACTGAGGGTGTTCTTGTTTTAAATACATTAACAGATGTTCACCAGGCAAACAGGGCATATCAGCTGTTATATCTTTTTTTGCATAAAATCCAAAAGTGGAAGAGCAAATTTTCATTTAGCTGTACAAACTACAGATCAATTTTTTGAGTAAATAATTGGTCATGTCTAGCTGTTACGTATAAATTGAACGACCTTGAAAGGATAAAATGAGACTTAACAGAAGGCAGTAGGCCTGAAAATGCTCAAAGGGAAGTGTGCAACATAAAACTTGTCCATACCTGTCAAACATGACTTTCAGCTAAATTTACGGGACCCATGTTTTGCAAGCTTGCAGCTGGTTTTCGATCCACAGGAAAACGCGGAGAAGGCGCTGAGAAATGGATGCCACTTAGAAGTCAGGTAGGCCATTAATTATCAGTATATGGAACTGTTCAGCAACTTGCTCGTATTGCATCAGTTAATGTAGTCCCCATCAAACCTAATCAAGATGTTAATGATTTGCATTGAAGTGCAAACCATGCTAGCTAGCTAGCCCCATGGCACTGGCCCTCCAACTGATTGCTGCAATCTCAGCGTTGATGAATTGCAGAGTGCAAGACTTGGATCCCCTTATCATTGTGAAATCATTACTCGTGCAACTAGGCATAAGTAGCTAATCCTTGACGGTGTCACTCTCATAACACAAGATTCCGAATAAGACGTAGCCCATCCATCAGAAGGCTGGGCCCAAGATGCCTGCACAAGGCTTGTCTGCCAATATCTCATTGCACAATGCTGGAACCCAGTTTGCATGGGGTCCTCGTGTCACTTATCCACCAGACGTGCCACTATGGCAGTATCCATCATGCACCAAAGATTTGGCCCATAGAAATACATAATCCTTAATCTGCTTGCAGCATTGCACAAATGAACCTCGTGGCCTTGTCCCCTTACCCAATCATCAATGGCACTTGACAGGGCTCATATCTCGAGCTATAAATTCTTGGTCCAGTGGCCTCAAAACAGCATCACTTCATCCACAAACAAAGCATCTGCACTCCCAGCAAAAAAGAACCAACCATGATCAACTccaggagaattgctcagctagcaAAGAAGTGGCAGAGAGCAGCAGCTCTCGAGAGGAAGCGGCCTACCATGACGGCAACAACAGAAGTCGATGGGTGCTCAACAGCAGTGGCAGGAAAGGGCCACTGTGTCATGTACACCACTGACGGGGGACGGTTCGTGCTGCCATTGGCATACCTCAGCACGGTGGTCTTAAGTGAGCTCCCGCGGATGTCCGAAGAGGTGTTTGGTTTCGCAGGCCGTGAAGGAGGGATCAAGCTGCCCTGTGACGCCATGGTGATGGAGTACGCCATGTCCTTGCTCAGGAGAAGTGCCTCCGCTGAGATGGAGGCGGCGTTCCTTAGCTCCATGGTGATGCCATGCTACTATGCAGCTCCACCTGTGGGAGTTAGCCAACATGTTATTGTCTGTAATTGCTAACTGTCATCATGTTTTGTACTTTTGTATGTAAAGTAGTTCAAAGTAGGGAATAGGAAAGAAGATGCTCTATACAAAGAATTTTAGTTTTGCAACCGATTAAGCAATCGAAAAATGGTTACAAACATCATTCCTCCAGCATATATATTTCTGCGGACATAAATGACTAGTCGCTTTTAGGACTTGAACAGAACAAGTCAAAGAATTCTTCTGCGCAGTTACGTGGCCTCAGACCAAAAATTTACAAAGAAACGTTCAAATGGGCAGGATAAATGTTTCTCAATGAGCTTAAAAAACTGCCAAACAATATATCCCCTAATCTGGTAAATCCATCCAAATGGGTTTACTAATAGAATGCCCGATCCAGTACAAAATTGAGCTTCTCGTTAGGATTCTATGAGGAGAGTAGCTGGGACTAAGAAATCATGCAGACCGTATGAACTGTCCAGCAAGTTGCTAGACTCGCAACAACCAAAGCGCTGCTTAACAAAACAATACCTAGCTAGCATTGCAGATGTAGACCACATTTCTCAGTTGAGACTCAAGGCAATGGTATCTCTTTTTCCAATATATCAGGAGAGCTGCCAAGTTCATTACTCAGAGCAGGAATTTACAACAAGATCAGACGAAAGACAAGCAAACGGAACAAAAGGAGGCTCATACAGTGGTTGGTTCCAGTTCAAGTTCAACTTTTTGACACTATTATGTATAATCGAGGTGTAAGCCCTCTGTTTTATCTTTTTTCATCAGTGCTTGAGAATTTGGCAAACATAAGTGTAGCTTCAAATTCTCCGTTGACTATGTTTTCAAGTTATGCAAACATCTTCCAAAATTCATCAACGAAACCAATTGACTGACTAGCAGGATGACTTCTTTTTTACAAGAAAGCTTGCTAGTCTTATCAAGAACATTTAACAAGTAGCAATGCAAAAGATGCAGATGTGAATAATCACAGGAAACTGACATTTTCAGAAAATTCACTGGTCTGCTAAGATGAGAAAATAGGATCTCTGTTGCATTTCCTATTGTCCTGACAACTGACATATCTAACTGAAAAAAAACATGTACCACTAGCTACAAACAGAAAATTGCTGATAAAATCCAGCTGATGAAGGCAAACAACTCGCAGTGTAGCAAGGCCTCACTATGGAGCTCAGGAATGCCTTCTCGACCTCTTCAGAGGCATCTCTCCTAATCAAACACATCACATACTCCAGCACAGAGGCATCACAGGGCAATGTGATCTTGCCGTCGCAGGTCAAACCAAACTCCTCTTGAGACATCCGTAGGAGCTCTCTGAAGACCACTGTGCCAAGGTAAGCCAATGGGACCTCGAACCGTGATCCATCAGCGGTGTACACGACACAATGGCCCTTGTCTGCAACAGAAGCAGTGCTGCAGCATCCATCGGTGTCTGCAGTCTCCTGGCCACCGGCTGCCACCAGCCTCTGCAACTTCTTAGCCAGTTGAGCCAGCTTCTTTGGATGAATCATGATTCTGTGGTGTCCTTCCTAAAATGCTCTTTTTCTCAGGAAGGTGTGATGCTTAGATTGCTATCTTATTCATGGATGAAGTGGCTGTGTGAGCAAGCTGTGGATTTATATTTGAAGGAAGAGAGCAGTAGAAGGGTTAGGTGTGGCTACGAGCACAAGTGTGGACAGGACCACATGAGACAAGGGTATAAACATGGCATGTGCAATGCTGAAGAGACAGTGTGATTTGATAAGATTTTGATGAGACCAGCTGTATGGCATGTGATGCAGCAACCAATACTGGTTGAATGATAGTGTACTGTAGTACTGGCACGCGAAATGGTTAGAAAAGCTAAGATATTTTTCATGGACCAGCCCTCCATATCACCATGTCTCAAATGTGTTGAAGCGTGTGAAGACTGATAGAGCCCATGGTTTATGTGCACTGTCTATACTTCTGGCCTGAACATATCGGTATTCAGTACAAGCAACTTGTAGGAATATATATTTTGCATTTGCAGTGCGTCATGTGATTACTTCGTTCGAGCCATGTTTCCTGGTCTTCATGTTCCTGTGGGCATTACTTGTCTTGTTTCAACTTAAAATGAGACCTAGACCCAAAATATAGTGCATCTATTGGATGTCAAAGTGTTACCTAATTGCTTATATATCATTCAGCTGTGTGTGCAAAATCAGATCCTCTAAGAAACAGCACACAAGAAAGACAATCCATATTAAAACGCAATCACAGGTACATCCTACTTTGAGACATTGCATGACAGAATATGATATAGAAAAAGCAGTCTAAAATCAACTTATACATGTGGAAAGCTGAAAGGATTCAGAGATACTGGCAGCTTACAAACATTGCAAGAGTAACTTTTGGCCCTCAGCAGATCTCGGAAATGCCACGTTCCCGTGTCGAATACCTGCAGGCAATAGTTGTACAAGATTTAGCCATCTGGTCACACTTTCTTAGTATACTCTCTATCAATATATACTCTCTTGTGATTGTGCAAGGATCTGCCACATAATCACTATCAATGTATACTCTCTTGTGATCGTGCAACATGATACAAATTATTTAAATGATTGATTAAATCCTGGTTAAATATACAGAGGGTGGCCCCTGATATATAGTCTGAAAGTTGGTTATGCCCATAACAGTTGTTGCTGAACCACCAGATTCAAGGTCGTCAGTGGTCCAAACAACTTGCTCAATAATCTCACGTCACCTCTTTAGTTGATGGTCTGTTTGATTAGCAGCATCTCATATGTGAACTCCACTTCACATTATGTTCTTACAGTTTCCTATAAAaatttaggcctcctttggtttagaggaatcttgtaggaatttcataggataggatttctataggaaaatttcctttagagccctttggtttgtaggaatggaaccctattcctatggaggaattcttcctatcctccacatttcataggaaaataaacattagcctagactcaatgaaaaaaaatcctatgatgtgaatcaaagggcatcttctttcctattcctactcataggatttgagatacatgtcatctcatttcctatgactttcctattcctacgattttcctaccctatgaaccaaaggaggccttaacagGATTTTCTTACCTTATTTTTTTAGTTTTGAGCGCCTAGAATAAGATTAGTGATCTGCGAGAGGTTCTAACACTTACTGCAAAAGATAACTTTACATGACCATGATTCCATACCATTTGCTGAACTAGTAACAAGTTCTGTTCGATTTTTGGTGTGCTAATCAGCATGCCAGACTCATCAACTTTAGTCTGAACTTCCTTGTCTTACACAATAGAACCTTAGCTAAATTCGTCGCAAAAATAAGAGTTATGGAACTAAGCAGTCAGGAGTCAAGACGAGAGTCAAATAGTCAACTTCCAATATGATTCTTTCATTCCCTATCTCCTACATAGAACTATTTACATCATCCAAAAGGATGGACAGAAAAAAGAAGGTAAAACGAACACTGAATCCTCAGAAGCCAGAAACAGCTACTTGCTGGCTAACTCCCATGGATGGCTCCAAACCATTTCCATAGTGGCAAGGTCTCACCACAGAGCTCAAGAAAGCTCTCTCTACCTCTTCTGATGCGTTCCTTCTGAGCAAGCACATGACATAGTCCATTAGAGCTGCATCACAAGGCAGGGTTATCCTTCCATCGCTTGTGAAGCCAAACTCATCGTGAGACATCCTCAGGAGCTCCCCGATGATCGTCATGCTGAGGTACGCCAATGGCACCTCAAACCGCCTCCCGTCAGCAGTGTACATGGCGCAGTGGCCCTTCACTGCCACTGACGTGCAGCACTCATCGACTTCTTTTGCTGAAGTCCACATGAGCCTCTTCCTCCTGATGGCTGCCACTCTGTGCCACTTCTTTATCATCTGAGAAAGTCTCTTGGCACTGACCATGGTCGTATCTCCTTTCTTGGCAGAAAGTTCAGAGTTTTATGTCAAGTGTTACGCTAGCAGCAGTGCTTTGCTTGTGGATGGAACCGGCGGTTCAGAGCTGATgtatttataggtggggggagaTATGCATGCAGCTTAAGTGCAGCTATCAAAGCGAGCTGGCAAGGGACAAGGCCATGAGCTTCGAACATGCAATGTTTAGAGGCTACCCCTTTGCTCTTTGGTGCCTGTTGGAGCCAATAGTGGTAGTGCTTGGGTGATTGGATATCACAATGTGCCGTCATACTGGCCTGCTCAATGGATCAGGGGCATGCTTCATGAGGACTACATGTAAGTTGGGTCCAACATGTGAACAGTGAGAGACAGTTCTGTGGGAAATGAGATATCAATTATTTAAAGATCTGAGTATCGCCTGAGATTGAGATACATAGTCTGACGGTTTTCCACGCCCATTGTTTCTGAACAACCAGTTTTAATGTGTTTACTGTCCAAAGTCCAAACAAGTGAACAACTTGCCTGGCAATTTCATAAAATCTTTTGCTGGTTGTCTGTTTGATTAGTAGCATCTCATGTGAACTCCATTTGGTCGCTGCTTCTTACACTCCACAATATAGACCTACTGGACTACAACTAACTTGCTGTCATTTTATTTTTGGACTGAAAACTTATTGTCATTATTGAGTGGTAAGCAGTTCTACTGGACAATATTTCTCAGTTGAGACTTGAAGTAGTCGTATCTCTTTCTGAAAAATAGAAGGAAACCTGCTAAATCCATTGACCAAAGCAGAAACTTACACAACAACAAAAGAAAGACAAAACAAACAAAACAGAAGACGAGAGGTCCGTACTTCTTTCTGGACACTTGCTTAACAATGCCTAATCATCTAATTTTGAACTTATGCAAACGTCTTTCAAAGTTCAGCAATGAAGTCGGTCAGTCTACTGGCTGCCTGAGTCCTATCTAGAACATTTAGAGAAGTACGAACACCAAAGATGTGGATGTAAATAATCATGAGTAATTCAAGATTTTCAGCGAAAATATCACACTGATCTGCTAAGATGAGAAAATATGTATCTTCCTTGCATTCCTACAACTCTTATAATTTACATTCAACTGAACAAAACATTTATCACTAGCTACAAACAGCAAATTGCTGATTAAGTTTCACTGAAGCCACATAACTCGCACTGTGGCAAGGCCTTGCTATGGAGCTCAGGAATGCCTTCTCAACCTCTTCAGAGGCCTCTCTCCTAATCAAACACATCACATAGGCCATCACAGAGGCATCAAAAGGTAATTTGATCTTGCCATCACTAGAGAAGCCAAATTCCTCTTGAGACATCCTCAGGAGCTCACCGAAGACCATTGTGCCAAGGTACACCAAAGGGACCTCGAACCGTGATCCATCAACAGTGTACATGACACAGTGACCCCTGTCTGCAACAGAGGCAGTGCTGCAGCATCCGTCGGTGTCTGCAGTCTGCTGGCCACCAGCTGCCAccagcctctggcacttcttggcaaGCTGagcaagcttctttgaatggatcaTGGTTGCTATGTGTTCTTGGCTAAAATGCACTTTGGCTCTGATGGTGTGATACACTTTTGCACAGATTGCTGTGTCGTTTGGAGATGTAGAAGTTGTGTTGCGCGGGTCATGGGTTTATAGTCAAAGGAGTGGGTCATGTGTAGCTACCAGAAAAGATGGTGGGGCGGGAGCTGCAGGAGACAAGGCCATGAGTGCTCCGCATGCAATGTTGCAGCTGCAGACAATGTGATAAATGATTTGATCAAATATTTTGGGGGATCAGATTTTTGGTTATCGGTGAGGGATGGAGCAAATACTTCTAGTTGGGTGATTGCTGCTCTACTGTAGTACTGATTCCTTCAACTGCTAGAGGCATTAAGCTAAAAAAATTATACAGGACCAGCCATCCATACCACCCTGTCTCAAGTGTGTTTTGGCATGAGAAGGCTGCCTGATGGGGACCATGGCTTGTGGGCATGCCTTATCCTTGGGGCCTTGATCAAGTTGGTATGCAACTCAGGCAACTTGCTACAATATCAAGAGGTATATTCTAGTTTGCATTTGCAGCACACCATGTGATCACTTCATTCGACACGCATTTTCTGGTCTGTGCTTTGCTGTGGGTAGTACCTGGTTCCAACTTACAACTGTGGCATCTGATTCTGACCAGTCCGATTCAACCCCTAAATGGGCTAAAATTCTAGGGGCGCTTATATGATTGAAATTTAAATAGGGCAATATAATGATGTATGATGTTGAAATGTTGTCCCATTGTGCGTATATAATTCAGCTTAGGTTTGCAGGACCAGGCCTTCTAAAGCGGTACTCGAGAAAACACCCCCTATTAAAATGCAATCGCAAGTACATTCTTCTTTGGGACATACTGGGTCAGATTATCATTCTAATGGCGAGGCACATTCAGAAATCAATAAATAGGTGCATAAACATGAAAGCATTCTGAGGTAATGACAACTTACAAGTATTTCAGAAATGACTTCCAGTCCTCGGCAGATCTCCGGAATGCTGTGTCCTCATGCCAAATAATCTGCAGCCAATAGTTATACCAGGTTTAGCCATTTGAGCACAGCTCTGTATCAAGATATGTCAAATGATAGCTTACTAAGCATTCTACTGTGTTACCAGTGCATCATTATATGACTGAATCTTAATTTCTAGTGAGCAGAAGAGCAAAGGCAGAGGTCAGAAGCAATCATCCACAGTGATTTGAGAAATTAGGCAGTGTATTCCCAAGCAAACATCAAATAGCTGTACGACGTACTCCTTCTCGACT
It encodes:
- the LOC119302779 gene encoding auxin-responsive protein SAUR36-like, which gives rise to MINSRRIAQLAKKWQRAAALERKRPTMTATTEVDGCSTAVAGKGHCVMYTTDGGRFVLPLAYLSTVVLSELPRMSEEVFGFAGREGGIKLPCDAMVMEYAMSLLRRSASAEMEAAFLSSMVMPCYYAAPPVGVSQHVIVCNC
- the LOC119302780 gene encoding auxin-responsive protein SAUR36-like translates to MIHPKKLAQLAKKLQRLVAAGGQETADTDGCCSTASVADKGHCVVYTADGSRFEVPLAYLGTVVFRELLRMSQEEFGLTCDGKITLPCDASVLEYVMCLIRRDASEEVEKAFLSSIVRPCYTASCLPSSAGFYQQFSVCS
- the LOC119302777 gene encoding auxin-responsive protein SAUR36-like: MVSAKRLSQMIKKWHRVAAIRRKRLMWTSAKEVDECCTSVAVKGHCAMYTADGRRFEVPLAYLSMTIIGELLRMSHDEFGFTSDGRITLPCDAALMDYVMCLLRRNASEEVERAFLSSVVRPCHYGNGLEPSMGVSQQVAVSGF
- the LOC119302785 gene encoding auxin-responsive protein SAUR36-like; its protein translation is MIHSKKLAQLAKKCQRLVAAGGQQTADTDGCCSTASVADRGHCVMYTVDGSRFEVPLVYLGTMVFGELLRMSQEEFGFSSDGKIKLPFDASVMAYVMCLIRREASEEVEKAFLSSIARPCHSASYVASVKLNQQFAVCS